The genomic window TGTATGGGATAAGACTTAACCAGGCTCGCTCTTGAACAACTTGACCTTTTCCGAAATCTCGCGGGGACTTCGACGTGAAAAAACCGCCACACCTCACGCAACAGATGCATCTCACAAAACACCGACATTTGCTTCCGTCGACATTCGCCCTCGCCTGAGAGAAATTGACAAAATTCCTGGTCcactctttcttcttcccgCAAGACCTATCCGGCCTGTTAAAAAACATCAAAAATGTCCAAGCTCCAGGCATCAAGCGTGCGAGGGTCTATCAGGACCGTCCTCGACCAGTCCTCCCTCGAGAACCACAAGGAGGCCGGTGGTAAGAAGAGGAACTTCGTTGAGACCATCGAGCTCCAGATTGGTCTTAAGAACTACGACCCCCAGAGGGACAAGCGTTTCGTGAGTGTTTTCTTCGGGCTGCTTTCTTGGAAAAACTAATGCTGTCTGTAGTCCGGTACCGTCAAGCTTCCTCACGTTCCCAGGCCTAGGATGTCTCTCTGTATCCTTGCCGACGCCATGGACGTTGACCGGTTAGTCTAAATGCCTGAAGTAATCGAAGAATCAAAATTGACATTCTATACAGTGCCAAGCAGCTCGATGAGGAGCTCCCCTTCATGACCGTTGAGGACTTGAAGAAGCTCAACAAGAACAAGAAGCTCGTCAAGAAGCTCGCTCAGAAGTACGACGCTTTCCTTGCCTCT from Cryptococcus gattii WM276 chromosome E, complete sequence includes these protein-coding regions:
- a CDS encoding 60s ribosomal protein L10a, putative (Similar to TIGR gene model, INSD accession AAW43712.1), with the protein product MSKLQASSVRGSIRTVLDQSSLENHKEAGGKKRNFVETIELQIGLKNYDPQRDKRFSGTVKLPHVPRPRMSLCILADAMDVDRAKQLDEELPFMTVEDLKKLNKNKKLVKKLAQKYDAFLASEALIKQIPRLLGPGLSKAGKFPTPVSHSEDLARKINDVRSTIKFQLKKVLCLGVAIGHVNMTEDQVMQNVMLAINFLISLLKKQWQNIQSLTIKSTMGKPQRLF